cacacatgtatacacaaatGAATAAATCAGCAAACTGGTGGTGAAATAAATAATCTTCAAGTCTGGTAAAGGAGTTGGTGAGATCAATGTAAGTTATATTATTTAAGTCCAGCCATTACATGactgtcactgcctctgggaaaCAGCAATTATGAACCTATGAACAACTTATTCTGATACAGTAAGTGGCACAACTCTGCACCATAATTTGTGGAGCAAAAACTAGTGCTGGGTCACTGAATGGGTTTGTGATGGAATGTATTGCCTTAACATGCCAGATACAGCTGATATTACACACGCAAAAAAACTTCACACTTCACacgtatgtatattatttctacTTGAGTTCAAACTATCAAAAGGAGAAAGTTGATCAACGTGATCTGATACTTACAGTAGGGATCTTTTTCCAAGTGTGGGTTGCCATGGAGACTGAGGTTCAGGATATGAAGATGTCGTATTTTGACCAGCTCCTTCCATGTGAGGTTGTTGCCGGCCAAGATGAGAGTCCCAACAGCCAGGAACCTGGATAGGCCGTCCAGACATTGGATCTAAAGGGGACAGCCAATATTTACATGCGTACATTAaatgcttgattggcattttagaaaatGCTACTTGATGACTACAGAGAATTTTCTTGGTTTCACCTTCTTTTTAATCTTTGAATACAATGTTTCAGGGCTTGTTCTGGCCCCATTACCAGGTAAAACTAATGAACAGTAACTtgctatgtacatatgtacatgttctctATGCTTGGACTAAACATGAAATGAATGTCTTCCTTGTCACTGAGAGAAAGAGTAGTCAGAAACAACCAACAACTTTTTACAGTCAACTATAGTGGTAGTTTTAGTTGCTTTGAATATTGGAATCCTGTTCAGCTTTATGCACTATCATGTTCTCTATAAGAGGCGCAGCTGGAAACACACAAGCTCAATGTAACTAGTGGCTGGTGTATGTTCACTATGTTTTGTACTTAGCAAATCTGAATTTGGATAAGAAATTTATTTCATCTCCATACGTAAAATGTCTACACTGGCTATTCTTAAAGTTTTTTTTACCATGTTGACCACTACAAGCATCAGTTTCATTTAATGCCTGGCACATCCACCCAAGCTTATTGACGTGGAGTTATGTCAGGATGCTCTGAactaataaaacataaaacacctTCTCCAAAAAAGATGAAACCAGGAAAGCCAACAACAACATGGTGAAGCACACTAACCTCTGAGTTACATCAGAACCTGCATACATGTATTCACAGGTGTTGTCTGTGAGATATTTTGGTGTGACAAGGGCAGTCTCTTCTGTGAGTTCAGTTACACCGAATGCATTAACATCGAGCAATAAGatgggggtctgtaaataatcgaccctggactggacaattcagtgatcaaaagcGTGAACGTTTATCTGCATAAGTGAaaaccaatgacatgtttcaaccaagccagcaagcctAAGCACCCAATCCCGTCTGTCACcccttactacaagcatgggttactgaagatgaaatctaacctggatcttcacaggtttgaTTTAATAGTGACAAGTGGGACACAAAAGAACATGACCTCACAAACATGTCTGTATATCAGCAGATAAAcaatttgtatttatttgtattATGCTTTACAAGATGGTAACTTGCCAATCAGGCAGCTGGATTAACCTCCAGTTAATTTGGGTTTTCGCAAAATGGTAACAAGCCAGTCAGGCAGCTGAATGACCTAATATGTCATGATAAATGTTCATGTAATACTTTCAAAAtctgtattttcatctgtcagaTGCAACAGATTAACCGCAACAGTAATGCTGAAAGTGTGATTTCACAGGGACCTTTGGAGAAAATCTCAACAGATATCAAACACTAGGATATCAACATATGTTCCTGATGTTTGTACTATCATTACCAACTGAGCAACTTAGCTGCAGCAAAGATGCACCTGTTCCTGATTCAGCACCATAATATCTGTtgacaaatatttaataattgATACAATTTGGAGTCTGAGGTACACATGCCGAAccataaacaaataaaacataaactctggattcttaaaggtcacatgcaaccaaaaaagcgaacataattaaaacacaattatcacttatccatgacatataatatacactgcttgttaaaaaacaaacaaacaaaattataaagcAACAAtcatgattcaaaagtgcaatattttgtacttgggcttacttccctcgaaacgaagccctcgggagaccgaacccagtcatagcgggtggatgtgcactcaagtgtaacgacggtttccgattgtctggttcatttgctgatacgctgagggctcattttgtgtacagaaagatgaactgtctgatgggcattttagaactaaggtgagtcacaagaaagtaagattctttatggataacaacttcttttattgtacatgATGCATCgcttcagtatggattcatatatcgctgtcaaacaaaatcatttacactagaagaagttgttatccataaataatgtatatagagatgttgggttttatatatacatgttttctgaatttgcgttcgatccaatcaaaaatcatctcagtagagattatgaactactgcatggctggaaacagtcattcgtccaagtacaaagcaggacttgaaactgacaagagtttgcaccagtttccgtcagatccagtcatccaagaaaaatggatgtagctTGTCTGCaactcacagacataaaaacatgtcatgtgttcaagtatcacacctgtctaattacaAAATGTCGCAGAGAGAGGACTCggatgcacgagtcataaatcaatttattttgtttacggCGTGTAGCCTgatatgtggtcaatgattgaagctgtgtattgcatattgtcttttgcagacaggcagacaggcatataggtgtcaagaaaccagacattgagctatctctgtgacagagactgcttaccacaatcaacaagtttttgtaTGTAACaattagattatttacttgtttgtgtacacaaccaagattagactactgctcacgattTCAtgctccgggcatgcatactgttttagactctgcgaacctattcactgcgcatgcgttatgggcacagcgcagcacagctgttgaaaccactttttcccccagcgctgggggaaacttcgtgaatcgtttgaactccgatttcgccggcttttttttcattgtgtttttttttttcaactttataggctgaattgacatttttgatgatttgtttcggtaagtgcacaccaaaaggtatcagattctgcaaagttgtgtttgacgttgcatgtgacctttaaatagcATTTTACAGGTTGATTCAGTGTAAAATATGTGATATTCTTATACCAAATGAAAACTACTTTCAAGGTGTTATAAAGCAGATGTATCTGTGTTTCCTGTATTGATAAAGTATCAGGACACACACTGTACTGATAAAGTATCAGGACACACACTGTATTGATAAAGTATCAGGACACACACTGTATTGATATATATGTTCAATGATAGCACTGACGGCCTACTGTACAGAACAATGACTCCCATGTTTACTGATTTTGGCTCAATATTGGCTTTCTGTCATTCAGAGGTTTTTCTGCTTGTAATGTCAGAATTCCCTTTTCAGTTACACTGGCACACACAACATATAAAATGCATATTCATACTTTATGTTCAACTTCTTACCAGAATGTCTAACCCAAACATGCTCACAGTCCTAAAGGAAGGTAAAAGTTTAAATTGTAGATTGTGAATTAAATTGTAAATTCAATTTGTCTGGGTGTATGTGCTGAACATATTGAGCAAGAAGAGTAAAAGAGAATTATTCTTTGACCATCTGAAGAgaatttcagaaataaaattaCTGAAAGTAACATTCATACAAATTTAACAAAATGACAATCAAAACAGTGCTAAAACACTGGAACTTGACAAAATAAGTAACTAGTACTTCACACtaaaacttcacacattgcatcagTTGACTTAGAATTGCCATGGGTTATTGTTGTAGTGGTATAATCGTCTCGACACAATAATATCACACACAGATTGATTGTGATAAAATATTACTGTAGTGGCCTGTCAACAATTCAATCTGCTGGCTCATGGGTAATGCATGCCCTCTGACATTGCGATAAGGACATTATACCTCGCCAGGCCTATTGTCCCCTGAGTCCGTGTCAATTGTCATTGTAATCTGCCATAACTGTTATGATATATTTTCGGTATAATACATTATAAGCTACATTCCTGCAGCTATTGTCACTTTCAACAGTCCTGTTTCAGATATTTAGCTAATCTCTTCTTTTATAATGTTAAGTGCTGGCTTACTTTGGCATACAGTTCAATAAAGTCAATACTGTCCTAAAGGAAGATTTGTCTTGGCTTAAAAATTTGTTACTGGAAACAATACCACGTAATCAAACAACCTCAAGTAACCCCCATCCAAGGTAGTACCTGAACATAAACAGCCTCTAGTCACCCCTACCCAGGGTGGTACCTGTACATAAACACAGCCTCTAGTCACCCCTACCCAGGGTAGTACCTGTACATAAACACAGCCTCAAGTCACCCCCATCCAGGGTAGTACTTGTACATATACACAGCCTCAAGTCACCCCTACCCAGGGTAGTACCTGTACATAAACACAGCCTCTAGTCACCCCTACCCAGGGTAGTACCTGTACATAAACACAGCCTCAAGTCACCCCCATCCAGGGTAGTACTTGTACATATACACAGCCTCAAGTCACCACTACCCAGGGTAGTACCTGTACATAAACACAGCCTCTAGTCACCCCTACCCAGGGTAGTACCTGTACATAAACACAGCCTCAAGTCACCCCCATCCAGGGTAGTACTTGTACATATACACAGCCTCAAGTCACCCCTACCCAGGGTAGTACCTGTACATAAACACAGCCTCAAGTCACCCCCATCCAGGGTAGTACCTGTACATAAACACAGCCTCAAGTCACCCCCATCCAGGGTAGTACCTGTACATAAACACAGCCTCAAGTCACCCCCATCCAGGGTAGTACCTGTACATAAACACAGCCTCAAGTCACCCCCATCCAGGGTAGTACCTGTACATAAACACAGCCTCAAGTCACCCCCATCCAGGGTAGTACCTGTACATAAACACAGCCTCAAGTCACCCCCATCCAGGGTAGTACTTGTACATATACACAGCCTCAAGTCACCCCTACCCAGGGTAGTACCTGTACATAAACACAGCCTCAAGTCACCCACATCCAGGGTAGTACCTGtgtagtattcccagaaattattgagaatcatgttgcgtcatgtaactcattacgtttgttaacttctggcgttttacttacataaacatgttaaaacatcatccttttacagtctcagtcttgttttagtactttgttagacctcctcgctcagcaatgcatgcctgaatacgcctaggcacactacccatcaaagtttgtaggtaatcgtgtgacagggtatcccaatattggaccacctcggccttcatatcttcaatgtttctcagtcccttttggtttattctgtcgttcatgactccccacacattctcaattgggtttaggtctgggctgtaactgggccagtctaaaacttgaacattttcgcccgacaaccactgttttgtgtagcgcgcagtgtgttttgggtcattatcatgctggaaaatccaatcatcttcatacaatgtttgtgctgtcggaagaatgtcaacgtatctttcttttgtcaagtttcccgtgaaaacacacaatggcgtcactccgtgagccgatatgccaccccacatgtgaaacttcgggctatgttttggtcgctggtagataggtttgacagtat
Above is a genomic segment from Haliotis asinina isolate JCU_RB_2024 chromosome 7, JCU_Hal_asi_v2, whole genome shotgun sequence containing:
- the LOC137291081 gene encoding uncharacterized protein codes for the protein MSNPNMLTVLKEVPVHKHSLKSPPSRVVPVHKHSLKSPPSRVVPVHKHSLKSPPSRVVPVHKHSLKSPPSRVVPVHKHSLKSPPSRVVPVHKHSLKSPPSRNTVNKHSLKSPLPRVVPVHKHSLKSPPSRITEHSDFWFTIVHKHNLKSPQPRAVLVHEYNLKSPPPMCQAIFGICDCVW